A genome region from Camelina sativa cultivar DH55 chromosome 10, Cs, whole genome shotgun sequence includes the following:
- the LOC104716141 gene encoding E3 ubiquitin-protein ligase UPL3 isoform X2 produces METRSRKRAEATSTAPSSSSSSPSPSASSSGPTTRSKRARLSSSSSSSLAPSSSTTRSRSSRSAAAATAPAPAPTPMDTSTDSSGFRRGGRGNRGNDNTNSDKGKEKEHDVRIRERDRAREQLNMDAAAAAAARSADADDDDNDCEDGNPGFMHPNMSSASSALQGLLRKLGAGLDDLLPSSGIGSASSSHLNGRMKKILSGLRSEGEEGKQVEALTQLCEMLSIGTEDSLSTFSVDSFVPVLVGLLNHESNPDIMLLAARALTHLCDVLPSSCAAVVHYGAVSCLVARLLTIEYMDLAEQSLQALKKISQEHPTACLRAGALMAVLSYLDFFSTGVQRVALSTAANMCKKLPSDASDYVMEAVPLLTNLLKYHDSKVLEYASICLTRIAEAFAPYPEKLDELCNHGLVTQAASLISTSNSGGGGQASLSVSTYTGLIRLLSTCASGSPLGFRTLLLLGISSILKDILLGSGVSSNASVSPALSRPADQIFEIVNLANELLPPLPEGVISLPTSSNTFVKGSSQKKSCPSTSGKQEDALKISPREKLLGDQPELLKQFGLDLLPVLVQIYGSSVNGTIRHKCLSVIGKLMYFSSSEMIQSLIGDTNISSFLAGVLAWKDPQVLVPALQVAEILMEKLPETFSKVFVREGVVHAVDQLVLVGKTSHASPIYKENDCVPGSARSRRYRRRSSNASSDGNQSEEPKNSASVNIGANHNSLDSSTASFMLRETVSSCAKAFKDKYFPSDGGDLDVGVTDDLLHLKNLCKKLTAGIDDHKLKGKGKSKASGASLGDFSASKEEYLIGIISEILGELSKGDGVSTFEFVGSGVVAALLNYFSRGYFSKEKISELNFPKLRQEGLRRFKAFLEVALPFDGNEGKVPPMTVLIQKLQDALSSLERFPVVLSHPSRSLSGSARLSSGLSALAHPLKLRLCRAPGEKTLRDYSSNIVLIDPLASMAAVEEFLWPRVQRSESGLKPAAPAGNTEAGALPSGAGVSAPSSSTPASTTRRHSSRSRSAINIGDPSKKDPVHEKGTSSSKGKGKGVMKPAQADKGPQTRSSVQRRAVLDKDTQMKPPSGDSSSEDEELDISPVEIDDALVIEEDDISDDEDDDNEDVLDDSLPMCTPDKVHDVKLADSVDDDGLATSGRLMNPASGGSSGTAAARGSDSTDAGIGNTYGSRGALSFAAAAMAGLGAASGRGIRGSRDLHGRTLYRSSDEPSKLIFTAGGKHLSRHLTIYQAVQRQLMLDEDDDDRFGGSDLISSDGSRFNDIYTIMYQRPDSQVNRLSVGGASSTTPSKSAKSATTNSSVESESHRASLLDSILQGELPCDLEKSNSTYNVLALLRVLEGLNQLCPRLRAQTVSDRFAEGKIASLDDLSTTAAKVPHDEFVNSKLTPKLARQIQDALALCSGSLPSWCYQLTRACPFLFPFQTRRQYFYSTAFGLSRALNRLQQQQGADGSGSTNEREMRIGRLQRQKVRVSRNRILDSAAKVMEMYSSQKAVLEVEYFGEVGTGLGPTLEFYTLLSHDLQKVALGMWRSNSGDKVSMQIDRDEIEDGKSYAVRDREIVQAPLGLFPRPWPSTADVSEGGQFHKVIEYFRLLGRVMAKALQDGRLLDVPLSTAFYKLILGQELDLHDIVLFDAELGKTLQELRVLVARKHYLEAVGGDNSSIVSDLCLRGSRIEDLCLDFTLPGYPEYILRPGDEIVDITNLEEYIPLVVDATVKRGVARQIEAFRSGFNQVFDITSLQIFTPSELDYLLCGRRELWETETLGEHIKFDHGYTAKSPAIINLLEIMGELTADQQRAFCQFVTGAPRLPPGGLAVLNPKLTIVRKHSSTSSAAVNGAGASETADDDLPSVMTCANYLKLPPYSTKEIMYKKLLYAINEGQGSFDLS; encoded by the exons ATGGAAACTCGGAGCCGCAAGCGGGCGGAGGCGACCTCAACtgccccttcttcttcttcttcttccccctcTCCCTCTGCCTCTTCCTCCGGTCCCACCACCCGCAGCAAACGCgctcgtctttcttcttcttcttcttcctcacttgcCCCTTCTTCCTCCACCACCCGCTCTCGCTCTTCTCGCTCTGCCGCCGCCGCTACTGCTCCTGCTCCCGCTCCCACTCCCATGGACACCTCCACTGATTCTTCTGGGTTTCGCCGAGGCGGACGAGGTAACCGTGGCAACGATAACACCAATTCCGACAAGGGCAAGGAGAAGGAACATGACGTCAGGATTAGGGAGAGAGACCGAGCCAGAGAACAACTCAACATGGATGCTGCCGCCGCCGCCGCTGCTAGGAGCGCTGACGCCGACGATGACGACAACGACTGTGAGGATGGCAACCCCGGTTTCATGCATCCTAACATGAGCTCTGCCAGCAGTGCTTTACAAGGCTTGCTCAGAAAGCTTGGAGCTGGATTGGATGACTTGCTCCCTTCTTCCGGTATCggctctgcttcttcttcccatttAAACGGGCGGATGAAGAAGATTCTCTCCGGCCTGCGCTCTGAAGGAGAAGAGGGCAAACAGGTCGAGGCTTTAACCCAGCTTTGCGAGATGTTATCCATCGGGACCGAAGACTCACTTAGCACTTTCTCTGTTGACTCCTTCGTCCCTGTTCTTGTGGGTCTCCTCAACCATGAAAGCAACCCCGACATTATGCTTCTTGCAGCCAGGGCCCTTACCCATCTTTGTGATGTCTTGCCGTCTTCTTGTGCTGCTGTTGTACATTACGGCGCTGTTTCATGCTTAGTCGCCAGATTGCTAACCATTGAATACATGGACTTAGCCGAGCAG TCCCTGCAAGCTCTCAAAAAGATATCTCAGGAGCACCCAACTGCCTGTTTGCGAGCTGGTGCTCTTATGGCTGTGCTCTCGTATCTGGATTTCTTCTCCACTGGTGTCCAG CGTGTAGCACTATCTACTGCTGCTAATATGTGCAAGAAACTACCTTCTGATGCATCTGATTATGTTATGGAAGCTGTACCATTACTGACAAACCTACTTAAGTATCATGATTCGAAG GTTTTGGAATATGCTTCTATATGCCTGACTCGGATTGCCGAAGCATTTGCACCGTATCCTGAGAAATTGGATGAATTATGCAACCACGGCCTGGTGACTCAAGCTGCATCTCTGATTTCCACGAGCAATTCAGGCGGTGGTGGGCAAGCATCTCTTAGCGTGTCAACTTACACG GGGTTAATCCGATTACTTTCTACCTGTGCGAGCGGGTCACCTCTTGGATTTAGGACATTACTTCTTCTCGGTATTAGTAGCATTCTTAAGGATATTCTGTTGGGTTCTGGTGTCTCTTCTAATGCATCTGTATCCCCAGCACTGAGCCGGCCTGCAGACCAG ATTTTTGAGATAGTCAACCTAGCGAATGAGCTCCTCCCTCCATTGCCTGAAGGAGTTATCTCTCTTCCTACTAGCTCAAATACTTTTGTGAAAGGTTCAAGCCAAAAGAAATCTTGTCCAAGTACTTCAGGGAAACAAGAAGATGCTCTAAAAATTTCACCTAGAGAAAAATTACTTGGTGATCAGCCTGAACTTCTGAAACAATTTGGATTGGATCTTCTTCCAGTTTTAGTGCAG ATCTATGGTTCTAGTGTCAATGGTACTATTCGCCATAAATGTCTCTCAGTCATTGGAAAGCTGATGTATTTCAGCAGTTCAGAAATGATTCAGTCTCTAATTGGCGACACAAATATTTCGAG CTTCTTGGCTGGTGTGTTGGCATGGAAAGACCCGCAGGTCTTGGTTCCTGCTCTACAAGTTGCAGAGATTTTGATGGAAAAGCTTCCTGAAACATTCTCAAAAGTGTTTGTGAGGGAAGGGGTGGTCCATGCTGTAGATCAACTTGTCTTGGTTGGTAAAACTTCTCATGCCTCACCTATTTATAAGGAAAATGACTGTGTTCCCGGATCTGCACGATCTAGGCGTTATAGACGGCGAAGTAGTAATGCCAGTTCTGATGGAAACCAGTCGGAAGAGCCTAAGAATTCTGCGTCCGTTAACATAGGTGCAAACCATAATTCTCTGGATTCTTCTACAGCCAGCTTTATGCTGAGGGAAACAGTTAGTTCCTGTGCCAAAGCATTCAAAGACAAGTACTTCCCGTCTGATGGTGGGGATCTTGATGTTGGAGTTACGGATGATCTCTTACATCTGAAGAATCTTTGCAAGAAGCTAACTGCTGGTATAGATGATCATAAATTGAAAGGAAAGGGAAAATCTAAAGCGTCTGGGGCTAGCCTTGGCGATTTCTCTGCTAGCAAGGAAGAGTACTTGATTGGTATCATTTCTGAGATACTTGGCGAGCTAAGTAAAGGGGATGGTGTCTCAACTTTTGAGTTTGTTGGCAGTGGTGTGGTTGCAGCATTGCTTAACTACTTTTCTCGTGGCTACTTTTCCAAAGAGAAGATCTCAGAACTTAATTTTCCCAAACTTCGCCAGGAGGGGCTCAGAAGGTTCAAAGCCTTTCTAGAAGTTGCACTTCCATTTGATGGTAATGAGGGAAAGGTCCCTCCTATGACAGTTTTGATTCAGAAACTCCAAGATGCTTTATCATCACTGGAACGCTTTCCCGTTGTCCTTAGCCATCCCTCAAGGTCACTAAGTGGAAGTGCTCGGCTCTCATCGGGACTGAGTGCTTTGGCACATCCTTTAAAGTTGCGATTATGCCGTGCACCTGGAGAAAAGACGCTACGTGATTACTCCTCTAATATTGTACTTATAGATCCATTGGCAAGCATGGCAGCAGTGGAGGAATTTCTTTGGCCCCGAGTTCAACGCAGTGAATCTGGTTTAAAGCCGGCAGCGCCTGCTGGAAATACAGAGGCAGGCGCGTTACCTAGTGGTGCTGGTGTTTCAGCACCATCTTCGTCAACTCCAGCTTCCACCACTCGTCGGCATTCTTCTAGATCGAGATCTGCAATTAACATAGGTGATCCCTCAAAGAAAGATCCTGTGCATGAGAAAGGTACGAGTTCATCAAAAGGAAAAGGTAAAGGCGTGATGAAGCCGGCTCAAGCGGATAAGGGGCCTCAAACAAGGAGCAGTGTTCAAAGGAGAGCTGTCCTTGACAAAGATACTCAAATGAAACCACCTAGCGGAGACTCCAGCTCTGAG GATGAGGAATTGGATATATCCCCAGTCGAAATTGATGATGCCTTGGTGATTGAAGAGGATGACatttctgatgatgaagatgatgataatgaagat GTTTTGGATGACAGTCTTCCCATGTGCACGCCTGATAAAGTGCATGATGTGAAATTGGCGGACTCAGTGGATGATGATGGTCTGGCAACCAGCGGCCGACTAATGAATCCAGCTTCAGGAGGCTCTAGTGGAACTGCAGCAGCAAGGGGATCTGATTCTACTGATGCTGGCATTGGGAATACTTATGGTTCTAGGGGTGCACTATCCTTTGCTGCTGCGGCGATGGCTGGGCTTGGAGCTGCCAGTGGTAGAGGTATCAGGGGAAGTAGGGACTTGCATGGACGTACCCTGTATCGGAGTTCAGATGAGCCCTCTAAGTTGATATTTACTGCGGGAGGAAAGCACCTTAGTAGGCATTTGACAATTTATCAGGCTGTACAGCGACAACTTAtgcttgatgaagatgatgatgacaggTTTGGTGGCAGTGATCTCATCTCAAGTGATGGAAGCAGATTTAATGACATTTACACCATCATGTACCAGAGGCCAGACAGCCAAGTGAATAGGTTGTCTGTTGGTGGAGCAAGTTCTACCACACCGTCGAAATCCGCAAAGTCTGCAACTACCAACTCCAGTGTAGAATCTGAGTCACATAGGGCATCTCTTTTGGATAGTATATTACAAGGGGAGCTTCCATGCGACCTTGAGAAATCAAATTCGACATATAATGTTCTGGCGCTGTTACGTGTGTTAGAGGGTTTAAATCAGCTTTGCCCTCGTTTAAGAGCCCAAACTGTTTCTGATCGTTTCGCAGAGGGTAAAATTGCAAGTCTAGATGATCTGAGTACAACTGCTGCTAAGGTTCCTCATGACGAATTTGTTAATAGCAAACTTACACCCAAATTAGCTCGACAAATCCAGGATGCGCTTGCTTTGTGCAGTGGAAGTCTTCCCTCTTGGTGCTACCAGTTGACTAGAGCATGCCCATTTTTGTTTCCGTTTCAGACCCGGAGACAGTATTTCTACTCAACTGCTTTTGGGTTGTCTCGTGCATTGAATCGTTTGCAGCAGCAGCAAG GTGCTGACGGCAGTGGGTCTACAAATGAACGAGAGATGAGAATAGGGAGACTGCAGCGCCAGAAAGTTCGAGTATCCCGAAATAGGATATTAGATTCTGCTGCAAAAGTTATGGAGATGTATTCTAGCCAGAAAGCTGTGCTCGAAGTAGAATATTTTGGTGAAGTTGGTACTGGTCTAGGCCCTACACTTGAGTTTTACACACTTCTAAGCCATGATCTGCAAAAGGTTGCCCTTGGGATGTGGAGATCAAATTCTGGTGACAAGGTATCTATGCAAATTGATAGAGATGAGATTGAAGACGGAAAGTCATATGCAGTTAGGGACAGAGAGATAGTTCAGGCCCCACTTGGGCTGTTTCCTCGGCCTTGGCCCTCAACAGCTGACGTATCTGAAGGTGGTCAGTTTCATAAAGTCATTGAATATTTCCGCCTTTTAGGGCGTGTGATGGCCAAAGCACTTCAAGATGGACGGCTGTTGGACGTCCCACTGAGTACAGCGTTTTATAAGCTTATTCTTGGTCAA GAGCTTGATTTGCATGATATTGTATTATTTGACGCTGAACTTGGTAAGACCTTGCAAGAGCTGCGTGTTCTTGTTGCCCGCAAGCACTATCTGGAGGCAGTAGGTGGTGACAACAGCAGCATAGTTTCTGATTTATGTTTACGTGGATCCCGCATAGAAGATCTCTGCTTGGACTTCACACTACCTGGCTATCCTGAGTACATTCTGAGACCAGGAGATGAAATT GTTGATATTACTAATCTTGAGGAGTATATTCCCCTTGTCGTTGATGCTACTGTCAAGAGAGGAGTAGCTCGGCAGATTGAAGCGTTCAGATCTGGATTCAATCAG
- the LOC104716141 gene encoding E3 ubiquitin-protein ligase UPL3 isoform X1 produces the protein METRSRKRAEATSTAPSSSSSSPSPSASSSGPTTRSKRARLSSSSSSSLAPSSSTTRSRSSRSAAAATAPAPAPTPMDTSTDSSGFRRGGRGNRGNDNTNSDKGKEKEHDVRIRERDRAREQLNMDAAAAAAARSADADDDDNDCEDGNPGFMHPNMSSASSALQGLLRKLGAGLDDLLPSSGIGSASSSHLNGRMKKILSGLRSEGEEGKQVEALTQLCEMLSIGTEDSLSTFSVDSFVPVLVGLLNHESNPDIMLLAARALTHLCDVLPSSCAAVVHYGAVSCLVARLLTIEYMDLAEQSLQALKKISQEHPTACLRAGALMAVLSYLDFFSTGVQRVALSTAANMCKKLPSDASDYVMEAVPLLTNLLKYHDSKVLEYASICLTRIAEAFAPYPEKLDELCNHGLVTQAASLISTSNSGGGGQASLSVSTYTGLIRLLSTCASGSPLGFRTLLLLGISSILKDILLGSGVSSNASVSPALSRPADQIFEIVNLANELLPPLPEGVISLPTSSNTFVKGSSQKKSCPSTSGKQEDALKISPREKLLGDQPELLKQFGLDLLPVLVQIYGSSVNGTIRHKCLSVIGKLMYFSSSEMIQSLIGDTNISSFLAGVLAWKDPQVLVPALQVAEILMEKLPETFSKVFVREGVVHAVDQLVLVGKTSHASPIYKENDCVPGSARSRRYRRRSSNASSDGNQSEEPKNSASVNIGANHNSLDSSTASFMLRETVSSCAKAFKDKYFPSDGGDLDVGVTDDLLHLKNLCKKLTAGIDDHKLKGKGKSKASGASLGDFSASKEEYLIGIISEILGELSKGDGVSTFEFVGSGVVAALLNYFSRGYFSKEKISELNFPKLRQEGLRRFKAFLEVALPFDGNEGKVPPMTVLIQKLQDALSSLERFPVVLSHPSRSLSGSARLSSGLSALAHPLKLRLCRAPGEKTLRDYSSNIVLIDPLASMAAVEEFLWPRVQRSESGLKPAAPAGNTEAGALPSGAGVSAPSSSTPASTTRRHSSRSRSAINIGDPSKKDPVHEKGTSSSKGKGKGVMKPAQADKGPQTRSSVQRRAVLDKDTQMKPPSGDSSSEDEELDISPVEIDDALVIEEDDISDDEDDDNEDVLDDSLPMCTPDKVHDVKLADSVDDDGLATSGRLMNPASGGSSGTAAARGSDSTDAGIGNTYGSRGALSFAAAAMAGLGAASGRGIRGSRDLHGRTLYRSSDEPSKLIFTAGGKHLSRHLTIYQAVQRQLMLDEDDDDRFGGSDLISSDGSRFNDIYTIMYQRPDSQVNRLSVGGASSTTPSKSAKSATTNSSVESESHRASLLDSILQGELPCDLEKSNSTYNVLALLRVLEGLNQLCPRLRAQTVSDRFAEGKIASLDDLSTTAAKVPHDEFVNSKLTPKLARQIQDALALCSGSLPSWCYQLTRACPFLFPFQTRRQYFYSTAFGLSRALNRLQQQQGADGSGSTNEREMRIGRLQRQKVRVSRNRILDSAAKVMEMYSSQKAVLEVEYFGEVGTGLGPTLEFYTLLSHDLQKVALGMWRSNSGDKVSMQIDRDEIEDGKSYAVRDREIVQAPLGLFPRPWPSTADVSEGGQFHKVIEYFRLLGRVMAKALQDGRLLDVPLSTAFYKLILGQELDLHDIVLFDAELGKTLQELRVLVARKHYLEAVGGDNSSIVSDLCLRGSRIEDLCLDFTLPGYPEYILRPGDEIVDITNLEEYIPLVVDATVKRGVARQIEAFRSGFNQVFDITSLQIFTPSELDYLLCGRRELWETETLGEHIKFDHGYTAKSPAIINLLEIMGELTADQQRAFCQFVTGAPRLPPGGLAVLNPKLTIVRKHSSTSSAAVNGAGASETADDDLPSVMTCANYLKLPPYSTKEIMYKKLLYAINEGQGSFDLS, from the exons ATGGAAACTCGGAGCCGCAAGCGGGCGGAGGCGACCTCAACtgccccttcttcttcttcttcttccccctcTCCCTCTGCCTCTTCCTCCGGTCCCACCACCCGCAGCAAACGCgctcgtctttcttcttcttcttcttcctcacttgcCCCTTCTTCCTCCACCACCCGCTCTCGCTCTTCTCGCTCTGCCGCCGCCGCTACTGCTCCTGCTCCCGCTCCCACTCCCATGGACACCTCCACTGATTCTTCTGGGTTTCGCCGAGGCGGACGAGGTAACCGTGGCAACGATAACACCAATTCCGACAAGGGCAAGGAGAAGGAACATGACGTCAGGATTAGGGAGAGAGACCGAGCCAGAGAACAACTCAACATGGATGCTGCCGCCGCCGCCGCTGCTAGGAGCGCTGACGCCGACGATGACGACAACGACTGTGAGGATGGCAACCCCGGTTTCATGCATCCTAACATGAGCTCTGCCAGCAGTGCTTTACAAGGCTTGCTCAGAAAGCTTGGAGCTGGATTGGATGACTTGCTCCCTTCTTCCGGTATCggctctgcttcttcttcccatttAAACGGGCGGATGAAGAAGATTCTCTCCGGCCTGCGCTCTGAAGGAGAAGAGGGCAAACAGGTCGAGGCTTTAACCCAGCTTTGCGAGATGTTATCCATCGGGACCGAAGACTCACTTAGCACTTTCTCTGTTGACTCCTTCGTCCCTGTTCTTGTGGGTCTCCTCAACCATGAAAGCAACCCCGACATTATGCTTCTTGCAGCCAGGGCCCTTACCCATCTTTGTGATGTCTTGCCGTCTTCTTGTGCTGCTGTTGTACATTACGGCGCTGTTTCATGCTTAGTCGCCAGATTGCTAACCATTGAATACATGGACTTAGCCGAGCAG TCCCTGCAAGCTCTCAAAAAGATATCTCAGGAGCACCCAACTGCCTGTTTGCGAGCTGGTGCTCTTATGGCTGTGCTCTCGTATCTGGATTTCTTCTCCACTGGTGTCCAG CGTGTAGCACTATCTACTGCTGCTAATATGTGCAAGAAACTACCTTCTGATGCATCTGATTATGTTATGGAAGCTGTACCATTACTGACAAACCTACTTAAGTATCATGATTCGAAG GTTTTGGAATATGCTTCTATATGCCTGACTCGGATTGCCGAAGCATTTGCACCGTATCCTGAGAAATTGGATGAATTATGCAACCACGGCCTGGTGACTCAAGCTGCATCTCTGATTTCCACGAGCAATTCAGGCGGTGGTGGGCAAGCATCTCTTAGCGTGTCAACTTACACG GGGTTAATCCGATTACTTTCTACCTGTGCGAGCGGGTCACCTCTTGGATTTAGGACATTACTTCTTCTCGGTATTAGTAGCATTCTTAAGGATATTCTGTTGGGTTCTGGTGTCTCTTCTAATGCATCTGTATCCCCAGCACTGAGCCGGCCTGCAGACCAG ATTTTTGAGATAGTCAACCTAGCGAATGAGCTCCTCCCTCCATTGCCTGAAGGAGTTATCTCTCTTCCTACTAGCTCAAATACTTTTGTGAAAGGTTCAAGCCAAAAGAAATCTTGTCCAAGTACTTCAGGGAAACAAGAAGATGCTCTAAAAATTTCACCTAGAGAAAAATTACTTGGTGATCAGCCTGAACTTCTGAAACAATTTGGATTGGATCTTCTTCCAGTTTTAGTGCAG ATCTATGGTTCTAGTGTCAATGGTACTATTCGCCATAAATGTCTCTCAGTCATTGGAAAGCTGATGTATTTCAGCAGTTCAGAAATGATTCAGTCTCTAATTGGCGACACAAATATTTCGAG CTTCTTGGCTGGTGTGTTGGCATGGAAAGACCCGCAGGTCTTGGTTCCTGCTCTACAAGTTGCAGAGATTTTGATGGAAAAGCTTCCTGAAACATTCTCAAAAGTGTTTGTGAGGGAAGGGGTGGTCCATGCTGTAGATCAACTTGTCTTGGTTGGTAAAACTTCTCATGCCTCACCTATTTATAAGGAAAATGACTGTGTTCCCGGATCTGCACGATCTAGGCGTTATAGACGGCGAAGTAGTAATGCCAGTTCTGATGGAAACCAGTCGGAAGAGCCTAAGAATTCTGCGTCCGTTAACATAGGTGCAAACCATAATTCTCTGGATTCTTCTACAGCCAGCTTTATGCTGAGGGAAACAGTTAGTTCCTGTGCCAAAGCATTCAAAGACAAGTACTTCCCGTCTGATGGTGGGGATCTTGATGTTGGAGTTACGGATGATCTCTTACATCTGAAGAATCTTTGCAAGAAGCTAACTGCTGGTATAGATGATCATAAATTGAAAGGAAAGGGAAAATCTAAAGCGTCTGGGGCTAGCCTTGGCGATTTCTCTGCTAGCAAGGAAGAGTACTTGATTGGTATCATTTCTGAGATACTTGGCGAGCTAAGTAAAGGGGATGGTGTCTCAACTTTTGAGTTTGTTGGCAGTGGTGTGGTTGCAGCATTGCTTAACTACTTTTCTCGTGGCTACTTTTCCAAAGAGAAGATCTCAGAACTTAATTTTCCCAAACTTCGCCAGGAGGGGCTCAGAAGGTTCAAAGCCTTTCTAGAAGTTGCACTTCCATTTGATGGTAATGAGGGAAAGGTCCCTCCTATGACAGTTTTGATTCAGAAACTCCAAGATGCTTTATCATCACTGGAACGCTTTCCCGTTGTCCTTAGCCATCCCTCAAGGTCACTAAGTGGAAGTGCTCGGCTCTCATCGGGACTGAGTGCTTTGGCACATCCTTTAAAGTTGCGATTATGCCGTGCACCTGGAGAAAAGACGCTACGTGATTACTCCTCTAATATTGTACTTATAGATCCATTGGCAAGCATGGCAGCAGTGGAGGAATTTCTTTGGCCCCGAGTTCAACGCAGTGAATCTGGTTTAAAGCCGGCAGCGCCTGCTGGAAATACAGAGGCAGGCGCGTTACCTAGTGGTGCTGGTGTTTCAGCACCATCTTCGTCAACTCCAGCTTCCACCACTCGTCGGCATTCTTCTAGATCGAGATCTGCAATTAACATAGGTGATCCCTCAAAGAAAGATCCTGTGCATGAGAAAGGTACGAGTTCATCAAAAGGAAAAGGTAAAGGCGTGATGAAGCCGGCTCAAGCGGATAAGGGGCCTCAAACAAGGAGCAGTGTTCAAAGGAGAGCTGTCCTTGACAAAGATACTCAAATGAAACCACCTAGCGGAGACTCCAGCTCTGAG GATGAGGAATTGGATATATCCCCAGTCGAAATTGATGATGCCTTGGTGATTGAAGAGGATGACatttctgatgatgaagatgatgataatgaagat GTTTTGGATGACAGTCTTCCCATGTGCACGCCTGATAAAGTGCATGATGTGAAATTGGCGGACTCAGTGGATGATGATGGTCTGGCAACCAGCGGCCGACTAATGAATCCAGCTTCAGGAGGCTCTAGTGGAACTGCAGCAGCAAGGGGATCTGATTCTACTGATGCTGGCATTGGGAATACTTATGGTTCTAGGGGTGCACTATCCTTTGCTGCTGCGGCGATGGCTGGGCTTGGAGCTGCCAGTGGTAGAGGTATCAGGGGAAGTAGGGACTTGCATGGACGTACCCTGTATCGGAGTTCAGATGAGCCCTCTAAGTTGATATTTACTGCGGGAGGAAAGCACCTTAGTAGGCATTTGACAATTTATCAGGCTGTACAGCGACAACTTAtgcttgatgaagatgatgatgacaggTTTGGTGGCAGTGATCTCATCTCAAGTGATGGAAGCAGATTTAATGACATTTACACCATCATGTACCAGAGGCCAGACAGCCAAGTGAATAGGTTGTCTGTTGGTGGAGCAAGTTCTACCACACCGTCGAAATCCGCAAAGTCTGCAACTACCAACTCCAGTGTAGAATCTGAGTCACATAGGGCATCTCTTTTGGATAGTATATTACAAGGGGAGCTTCCATGCGACCTTGAGAAATCAAATTCGACATATAATGTTCTGGCGCTGTTACGTGTGTTAGAGGGTTTAAATCAGCTTTGCCCTCGTTTAAGAGCCCAAACTGTTTCTGATCGTTTCGCAGAGGGTAAAATTGCAAGTCTAGATGATCTGAGTACAACTGCTGCTAAGGTTCCTCATGACGAATTTGTTAATAGCAAACTTACACCCAAATTAGCTCGACAAATCCAGGATGCGCTTGCTTTGTGCAGTGGAAGTCTTCCCTCTTGGTGCTACCAGTTGACTAGAGCATGCCCATTTTTGTTTCCGTTTCAGACCCGGAGACAGTATTTCTACTCAACTGCTTTTGGGTTGTCTCGTGCATTGAATCGTTTGCAGCAGCAGCAAGGTGCTGACGGCAGTGGGTCTACAAATGAACGAGAGATGAGAATAGGGAGACTGCAGCGCCAGAAAGTTCGAGTATCCCGAAATAGGATATTAGATTCTGCTGCAAAAGTTATGGAGATGTATTCTAGCCAGAAAGCTGTGCTCGAAGTAGAATATTTTGGTGAAGTTGGTACTGGTCTAGGCCCTACACTTGAGTTTTACACACTTCTAAGCCATGATCTGCAAAAGGTTGCCCTTGGGATGTGGAGATCAAATTCTGGTGACAAG GTATCTATGCAAATTGATAGAGATGAGATTGAAGACGGAAAGTCATATGCAGTTAGGGACAGAGAGATAGTTCAGGCCCCACTTGGGCTGTTTCCTCGGCCTTGGCCCTCAACAGCTGACGTATCTGAAGGTGGTCAGTTTCATAAAGTCATTGAATATTTCCGCCTTTTAGGGCGTGTGATGGCCAAAGCACTTCAAGATGGACGGCTGTTGGACGTCCCACTGAGTACAGCGTTTTATAAGCTTATTCTTGGTCAA GAGCTTGATTTGCATGATATTGTATTATTTGACGCTGAACTTGGTAAGACCTTGCAAGAGCTGCGTGTTCTTGTTGCCCGCAAGCACTATCTGGAGGCAGTAGGTGGTGACAACAGCAGCATAGTTTCTGATTTATGTTTACGTGGATCCCGCATAGAAGATCTCTGCTTGGACTTCACACTACCTGGCTATCCTGAGTACATTCTGAGACCAGGAGATGAAATT GTTGATATTACTAATCTTGAGGAGTATATTCCCCTTGTCGTTGATGCTACTGTCAAGAGAGGAGTAGCTCGGCAGATTGAAGCGTTCAGATCTGGATTCAATCAG